From Calothrix sp. PCC 6303, a single genomic window includes:
- the thiD gene encoding bifunctional hydroxymethylpyrimidine kinase/phosphomethylpyrimidine kinase, whose amino-acid sequence MKTDSASQVPVAMTIAGSDSGGGAGIQADLRTFAFHCVHGTSAVTCITAQNTLGVRRVDAMSPEAVTAQIEAVVEDIGVDAAKTGMLLNREIILCVAEQVQKLQIRNLVVDPVMVSRTGAQLIDDAAIQTLREVLIPLAVLVTPNRYEAQILSGLEINSLDEMKLSAEMIQQKLSAKTVLVKGGGMSGELRGVDVWFDGERLEVLTTKQIETKNTHGTGCTLSAAIASNLARHENLLTSVKNAKEYLTYALTYGLDIGKGQGPVGHFYPLQKLS is encoded by the coding sequence ATGAAAACTGATAGTGCATCTCAAGTACCCGTGGCAATGACAATTGCTGGTTCTGATAGTGGTGGTGGGGCAGGAATCCAGGCTGATTTGCGGACTTTTGCCTTTCATTGTGTTCATGGTACCAGTGCAGTTACTTGCATTACAGCACAAAATACTCTAGGTGTGCGACGGGTTGATGCCATGTCTCCTGAAGCGGTGACGGCTCAAATCGAAGCAGTTGTCGAAGATATTGGAGTGGATGCGGCAAAAACTGGAATGTTGTTAAACCGAGAAATTATTTTGTGTGTAGCTGAACAGGTACAAAAGTTACAAATTCGTAATTTAGTTGTAGATCCTGTAATGGTTTCCCGGACTGGTGCCCAGCTAATTGATGATGCAGCGATACAGACTTTACGGGAGGTTTTAATTCCTCTGGCTGTCTTAGTGACACCAAATCGTTATGAAGCACAAATTTTGAGTGGTTTGGAGATAAATTCCCTAGATGAAATGAAATTATCAGCTGAAATGATCCAACAAAAACTAAGTGCGAAGACGGTTTTAGTTAAAGGTGGAGGAATGTCGGGAGAATTACGGGGGGTCGATGTTTGGTTTGATGGTGAAAGACTAGAAGTTTTAACTACTAAGCAAATTGAGACAAAAAACACCCATGGAACTGGCTGTACTCTCTCAGCAGCGATCGCATCCAACTTAGCGCGCCATGAAAACCTTTTAACATCTGTAAAAAATGCCAAGGAATACTTGACATACGCTTTAACATATGGATTAGATATTGGCAAAGGTCAAGGACCAGTCGGTCATTTTTACCCACTTCAAAAATTGAGTTGA
- a CDS encoding phosphoglucomutase/phosphomannomutase family protein yields MSVVDNSIKFGTDGWRGVIADEFTFERVALVAPVAAKVLLDTYGQQTGSRTIIVGYDRRFMSEEFAQKVAEVVSAAGFDVLFSEIFAPTPAFSWAAKQENALGALVITASHNPGKYSGLKVKSAFGGSVPQEVTKEIEAQLSTPVTPASKPGKIESFNPWTSYCQGLTSKVDIGKIRDAIASGKLTLFADVMHGAASGGLGMLLGDGVREINSERDPLFEGGAPEPLPKYLSKLFGVMKTHREQNPNKLTVALVFDGDSDRIAAVDGAGNFLSSQVLIPILIDHLTLRRGFTGEIVKTVSGSDLMPLVAKLHNLEMFETPVGYKYIADRMLDAKVLLGGEESGGIGYGSHIPERDALLSALYVLEAMVDSGLDLGEYYRELQTKTGFDSAYDRIDLPLASMEVRAKLLTQLQQEPLKEIAGQAVISCQTIDGYKYRLADQRWLMIRFSGTEPVLRLYCEAATLEDVHSTLAWAKQWAEK; encoded by the coding sequence ATGTCAGTCGTAGATAACTCAATCAAGTTTGGTACAGATGGATGGCGTGGTGTGATTGCGGATGAGTTTACATTTGAACGTGTGGCTCTTGTAGCACCAGTTGCAGCAAAAGTTCTATTGGATACATATGGGCAACAAACAGGTAGCCGAACAATTATTGTAGGTTATGACCGTCGGTTTATGTCTGAGGAATTTGCTCAGAAGGTAGCTGAGGTGGTTTCTGCGGCTGGGTTTGATGTGTTATTTAGTGAAATATTTGCCCCAACTCCGGCGTTTAGCTGGGCTGCTAAACAGGAGAATGCTTTGGGGGCTTTGGTAATTACAGCTAGTCATAATCCGGGAAAATACTCAGGCTTAAAAGTTAAAAGTGCTTTTGGTGGTTCTGTACCACAGGAAGTCACTAAGGAAATTGAAGCACAGCTATCAACTCCTGTAACACCGGCTAGTAAACCCGGCAAAATCGAGAGTTTTAATCCTTGGACTAGTTATTGTCAAGGTTTAACTAGTAAGGTTGATATCGGGAAGATTCGAGATGCGATCGCATCCGGGAAACTAACCCTATTTGCCGATGTGATGCATGGTGCAGCATCTGGTGGATTAGGAATGTTATTAGGGGATGGAGTTAGGGAAATTAATAGCGAAAGGGATCCTTTATTTGAAGGAGGTGCCCCAGAACCTTTACCCAAATATCTCTCAAAATTATTTGGGGTTATGAAGACTCACCGCGAACAAAATCCCAATAAATTAACAGTAGCATTAGTATTTGACGGCGACAGCGATCGCATTGCGGCTGTAGATGGTGCTGGTAATTTCCTCAGTTCCCAAGTTTTAATCCCTATCCTTATTGATCATTTAACTCTACGACGTGGTTTTACTGGGGAAATTGTTAAAACCGTCAGCGGTTCCGATTTGATGCCTCTAGTGGCAAAATTGCACAACTTGGAGATGTTTGAGACACCCGTAGGTTATAAATATATTGCCGACAGGATGTTAGATGCGAAAGTGCTACTAGGTGGTGAAGAATCCGGTGGTATTGGTTATGGTAGCCATATTCCGGAACGGGATGCACTGCTATCGGCTTTGTATGTATTGGAAGCTATGGTAGATTCTGGCTTAGATTTGGGCGAATATTACCGGGAACTGCAAACCAAAACCGGGTTCGATTCAGCCTATGATCGGATAGATTTACCCTTAGCAAGCATGGAAGTTCGAGCAAAATTACTCACGCAACTCCAACAGGAACCACTTAAGGAAATTGCTGGACAAGCAGTAATTAGCTGTCAGACAATTGATGGTTATAAGTACCGTCTTGCTGATCAACGTTGGTTGATGATTCGCTTTAGTGGAACTGAACCTGTACTTCGACTATATTGTGAAGCTGCAACCTTGGAAGATGTTCATAGTACGCTAGCTTGGGCAAAACAGTGGGCTGAAAAATAG
- the rdgB gene encoding RdgB/HAM1 family non-canonical purine NTP pyrophosphatase produces the protein MTKLVVATGNPGKLGEMQAYLVDSGWDLILKPEELDVEETGTTFAENAQLKASQVALATGNWAIADDSGLAVDALDGAPGVYSARYGANDTERIARLLKELGNESNRQAKFICAIAMARPDGAIALQSEGACCGEILYEPAGEGGFGYDPIFYVPQAQLTYAQMPKDIKRSVSHRGKAFAVLLQKLKTLQP, from the coding sequence ATGACTAAATTGGTAGTTGCCACTGGAAACCCAGGTAAATTAGGTGAAATGCAAGCTTACCTGGTTGATTCAGGTTGGGATTTAATTCTCAAACCCGAAGAATTAGATGTTGAAGAGACAGGTACAACGTTTGCGGAAAACGCCCAACTCAAAGCATCACAAGTTGCATTAGCTACAGGTAATTGGGCGATCGCAGATGATTCTGGATTGGCAGTAGATGCTTTAGATGGTGCCCCGGGAGTGTATTCTGCCCGCTATGGTGCCAATGATACTGAGCGAATAGCTAGGTTATTAAAAGAACTTGGTAATGAATCTAACCGTCAAGCAAAGTTTATTTGTGCCATTGCTATGGCTCGCCCTGATGGCGCGATCGCATTACAATCAGAAGGTGCTTGCTGTGGTGAAATTCTCTACGAACCTGCTGGAGAAGGGGGTTTTGGATACGATCCGATTTTTTATGTTCCCCAAGCTCAATTAACCTACGCACAAATGCCAAAAGATATCAAACGTTCAGTTAGTCATCGTGGTAAAGCTTTCGCGGTTCTATTGCAAAAATTAAAAACCTTACAGCCGTAA
- a CDS encoding superoxide dismutase yields MAFTQPALPFPSNALEHKGMKAETFEYHYGKHHKAYVDNLNKLVEGSDLASKPLEEVIQIAFKDSSKAGIFNNAAQVWNHSFFWNCLSPNGGGAPTGELATRIEKDFGSFDKFKEEFSNAAATQFGSGWAWLVDDGGTLKVMKTPNAENPLAHGKKALLTIDVWEHAYYIDFKNARPGFIKNFLDNLVNWDFVAHNLAAA; encoded by the coding sequence ATGGCATTTACACAACCCGCACTGCCCTTTCCTAGCAATGCACTCGAACACAAAGGGATGAAAGCCGAAACCTTTGAATATCACTACGGGAAGCATCACAAAGCTTATGTTGACAACTTGAACAAATTGGTTGAAGGTAGCGACTTAGCAAGCAAACCTTTGGAAGAAGTAATCCAAATTGCTTTTAAAGATTCCTCTAAAGCGGGAATTTTTAACAACGCGGCTCAAGTTTGGAACCACAGCTTTTTCTGGAACTGCCTCAGTCCCAATGGCGGTGGAGCACCAACAGGTGAATTGGCTACTAGAATTGAAAAAGATTTTGGCAGCTTCGATAAATTTAAAGAAGAGTTTTCAAACGCTGCTGCAACTCAATTTGGTAGTGGTTGGGCTTGGTTAGTAGATGATGGTGGTACTTTAAAGGTAATGAAGACACCTAATGCAGAAAATCCCCTTGCCCATGGGAAAAAAGCATTATTAACTATCGATGTATGGGAACATGCTTATTACATCGACTTTAAGAATGCCCGTCCTGGTTTTATCAAGAACTTCTTAGACAACTTGGTAAACTGGGACTTTGTTGCCCATAACCTAGCTGCTGCTTAA
- a CDS encoding type II toxin-antitoxin system VapC family toxin produces MTKQVYSIESYQFNSRDGVLFDANIWMYIYGPPSHISSQYRYAYTSALRRIRGAGCPIVLDALVLSEFINAYARFFYNKLPTGNKPTDYKLFRNSSHFKPVAEQIARRARKILEKSEPTRSRFNSAEIVSILTEYAGGEADFNDQVLAELCRADNLKLVTHDADFSGSNLTILTANPKLLIEQ; encoded by the coding sequence ATGACTAAGCAAGTCTACTCCATTGAGTCTTACCAATTTAACTCCCGCGATGGAGTATTGTTTGATGCGAATATCTGGATGTATATTTACGGTCCACCCAGTCATATTTCTTCACAGTATCGATATGCTTACACATCCGCATTACGCAGGATTCGTGGTGCGGGTTGTCCTATAGTGCTAGATGCTTTGGTACTGTCTGAATTTATCAATGCCTATGCACGGTTTTTCTATAACAAATTGCCCACTGGCAATAAACCAACTGATTATAAGTTATTTCGTAATAGTTCTCATTTTAAACCTGTTGCCGAACAAATTGCCCGTAGAGCTAGAAAAATATTAGAAAAATCTGAACCAACCAGAAGTAGATTCAATTCTGCGGAAATAGTTTCAATTTTGACTGAATATGCAGGTGGAGAAGCAGATTTTAATGACCAAGTTCTGGCAGAATTATGCCGGGCTGATAATTTGAAATTAGTAACCCATGATGCAGACTTTAGTGGTTCTAACCTGACAATTCTTACAGCTAATCCCAAGCTATTAATTGAGCAGTGA
- a CDS encoding PHP domain-containing protein, giving the protein MVVNFARTSPSKELLQEVFLSVNAQSCPNFFNFHMHTVFSDGRLQPSVLMEQAIAIGLKGLAITDHHTVGGYLAAQSWLEDWKWNNPSTNAPCLWSGVEINAHLLGIEVHILGYAFEPTHPSIKKYLQRRIATGAEYQAENVIATIHEAGGVAVLAHPARYRKPLFDLIPASVELGIDGVEAFYAYNNPNPWKPSVIETEQVQKLANRYGLYTTCGTDTHGLNLLQRL; this is encoded by the coding sequence ATGGTAGTAAACTTTGCTCGGACTTCACCTTCTAAAGAGCTTTTACAAGAAGTATTCCTGAGCGTTAATGCACAGAGTTGTCCAAATTTCTTTAACTTCCACATGCATACTGTTTTCTCCGATGGGAGACTTCAACCCAGTGTATTGATGGAACAAGCGATCGCAATCGGCTTAAAAGGTCTTGCTATTACCGATCATCATACCGTTGGTGGTTACCTAGCGGCTCAAAGCTGGTTGGAAGACTGGAAGTGGAACAACCCTAGCACAAATGCTCCTTGCTTGTGGAGTGGTGTGGAAATTAATGCTCATCTTTTAGGCATAGAGGTTCACATTTTGGGTTATGCTTTTGAGCCTACACATCCTAGCATCAAAAAATATCTTCAGCGACGTATTGCCACAGGTGCAGAATATCAAGCTGAAAATGTGATTGCCACAATTCATGAAGCAGGTGGTGTAGCAGTACTAGCTCATCCAGCGCGCTATCGGAAGCCGTTATTTGATCTTATTCCAGCATCGGTAGAGCTTGGTATCGATGGTGTTGAAGCTTTTTATGCTTACAACAATCCCAACCCATGGAAACCTAGTGTAATTGAAACTGAACAAGTGCAAAAACTAGCTAATCGATATGGACTATATACCACTTGTGGCACTGATACTCATGGATTAAATTTGTTGCAACGTTTGTAA
- the purM gene encoding phosphoribosylformylglycinamidine cyclo-ligase, with protein sequence MDYREAGVDVEEGRAFVNQIKSLVHSTFRPEVIGGLGGFGGCFQLPSGYKEPVLVSGTDGVGTKLKIAHILNRHDSVGIDLVAMCVNDVLTSGAEPLFFLDYVATGKLDKTQLTEVVAGIASGCKLAGCALLGGETAEMPGFYQSGEYDLAGFCVGIVEKSQMLDTSQVQCGDIAIALSSSGVHSNGYSLVRKIINDKGFDWHDTPELLAGKTLGETFLTPTEIYVKPVLAARQAGLEIHGMAHITGGGLPENLPRCLGANQALELNLQNWDTPPLFTWLAQAGEVNHTAMYNTFNMGIGFVLIVPLSHVQQTTAYFQSQNIKADVIGEIIPGNGELVGLPI encoded by the coding sequence ATGGATTATCGTGAAGCTGGGGTTGATGTTGAAGAAGGTCGGGCGTTTGTTAATCAAATTAAGAGTTTAGTTCACAGTACCTTTAGACCAGAGGTAATTGGCGGCTTAGGTGGCTTTGGTGGATGTTTTCAGCTACCATCGGGTTACAAAGAACCAGTTTTAGTTTCCGGTACCGATGGAGTGGGAACTAAATTAAAGATTGCCCATATTCTTAACCGTCATGACAGCGTTGGTATAGATTTGGTTGCAATGTGCGTGAACGATGTGCTGACATCAGGTGCAGAACCCTTATTTTTTCTGGATTATGTTGCCACAGGAAAGTTAGACAAAACTCAGCTAACAGAGGTAGTTGCGGGAATCGCATCTGGTTGTAAATTAGCTGGATGTGCTTTATTGGGTGGTGAAACTGCGGAAATGCCAGGATTTTACCAGTCTGGAGAATATGATTTGGCTGGGTTTTGCGTGGGAATTGTGGAAAAAAGTCAGATGTTAGATACTTCGCAAGTCCAATGTGGTGATATTGCGATCGCACTTTCGTCTTCAGGGGTTCACAGCAACGGTTATAGTTTAGTTCGCAAAATTATCAATGATAAAGGTTTTGATTGGCATGATACCCCAGAATTATTAGCTGGGAAAACCTTAGGAGAAACTTTCCTCACACCCACTGAGATTTACGTCAAACCAGTCCTTGCTGCACGTCAAGCAGGTTTAGAAATTCATGGCATGGCACATATCACAGGTGGTGGATTGCCAGAGAATTTACCACGTTGCCTAGGGGCAAATCAAGCTTTGGAACTTAATCTGCAAAATTGGGATACCCCTCCCTTGTTTACATGGTTAGCGCAAGCTGGAGAGGTCAACCATACCGCTATGTACAACACATTTAATATGGGAATCGGCTTTGTACTGATAGTTCCACTATCCCATGTACAGCAAACAACTGCATATTTTCAGTCCCAAAATATCAAAGCTGATGTCATCGGGGAAATTATTCCTGGTAATGGTGAATTGGTCGGATTACCAATTTAA
- the glyQ gene encoding glycine--tRNA ligase subunit alpha, giving the protein MNFQSVIATLNDFWSKGLSEKLGTGCLIGQSYDLEKGAGTKNPHTFLRALGPEPWSVAYVEPCRRPTDGRYGENPNRFQHYYQYQVLIKPSPNNIQEIYLDSLRALGINPDDHDIRFVEDNWEDATVGAWGTGWEVWLDGMEITQFTYFQQCGGIDCRPVSIEITYGLERLAMYLQEVEAITEIDWTDEIKYGDIHLQGEIEQCTYNFEVSNPDMLLMLFNLYEQEATQLTERELVLPSLDYVIKCSHMFNLLDARGVISVTERTRYIGRIRALARKVAQLYVEQREKLNFPLLKN; this is encoded by the coding sequence ATGAATTTTCAGTCGGTCATAGCAACATTGAATGACTTTTGGAGTAAGGGACTTAGTGAAAAACTAGGTACTGGATGCTTGATTGGTCAGTCTTACGATCTTGAGAAGGGTGCAGGAACAAAGAACCCTCATACTTTTCTAAGGGCTTTGGGACCAGAACCTTGGTCTGTGGCATATGTAGAGCCTTGCCGTCGTCCAACAGATGGACGTTATGGGGAAAATCCCAATCGCTTTCAACACTATTATCAGTATCAAGTTTTAATTAAACCTTCACCCAATAACATTCAAGAAATTTATTTGGATTCCCTGAGAGCTTTGGGAATTAACCCCGATGATCATGATATTCGATTTGTAGAAGATAACTGGGAAGATGCAACGGTAGGAGCTTGGGGTACTGGTTGGGAAGTTTGGTTGGATGGGATGGAAATTACCCAGTTTACCTACTTCCAACAGTGTGGAGGGATTGATTGTCGCCCAGTGTCGATTGAGATTACATACGGTTTAGAGCGACTGGCGATGTATTTGCAAGAAGTTGAGGCGATTACAGAAATTGATTGGACTGATGAAATTAAGTATGGTGATATTCATCTCCAAGGAGAAATTGAGCAATGTACTTATAATTTTGAAGTATCAAATCCAGATATGTTACTGATGCTGTTTAATTTGTATGAGCAAGAAGCTACACAGTTAACTGAGCGGGAATTGGTCTTACCAAGTTTAGACTATGTGATTAAGTGTTCGCACATGTTTAATTTATTGGATGCACGAGGTGTAATTTCTGTGACTGAGAGGACTAGATATATCGGCAGAATTAGGGCTTTGGCTCGAAAAGTGGCGCAGTTATATGTTGAACAGAGAGAAAAGTTGAACTTTCCACTATTAAAAAATTAA
- a CDS encoding STAS-like domain-containing protein, with product MNRFIFPTAQSENTVTVCITDVLGDKFCVVCEDGKRVYEHIAAVFNAGKRVRLSFKNGEDITSAFLAEAFFRLYANYPEELVDTSLSIADVNSDDAADIECIIQDVKDFLKNPQRFRDAIVAVMGEDSL from the coding sequence ATGAATCGCTTCATTTTCCCTACCGCTCAAAGCGAAAATACAGTAACTGTCTGTATTACCGATGTTCTTGGAGATAAATTCTGTGTTGTGTGCGAGGATGGCAAACGTGTTTATGAACACATTGCAGCAGTATTTAACGCTGGAAAAAGGGTTCGTTTATCATTTAAAAATGGGGAAGATATCACTTCTGCCTTTCTTGCAGAAGCATTTTTTCGATTGTATGCCAATTATCCGGAAGAATTAGTCGATACAAGCTTAAGTATTGCTGATGTAAATTCGGATGATGCAGCAGATATAGAATGTATTATTCAGGATGTTAAAGACTTCTTGAAAAATCCACAACGCTTCAGAGATGCTATAGTCGCCGTGATGGGAGAAGACTCGCTATAA
- a CDS encoding Uma2 family endonuclease, translating to MSSVVINLEPIAHHLTDEQFYQLCVANGDLNLEMSAAGELIILPPVGGESGNQEADLITDLNNWNRQAKLGKVFSSSTIFILPNAAKRSPDAAWVQLERWEALTIEQRKKFPPLIPDFLIELRSATDRLVYIQDKMQEYQENGLGLGWLINPQDNQVEIYRLGKPVEVIQMPAIISGENVLPGFELQV from the coding sequence ATGAGTAGCGTTGTGATCAATCTAGAGCCGATTGCTCATCATTTAACCGATGAGCAATTTTATCAATTGTGTGTTGCTAATGGCGATTTAAACCTGGAAATGAGCGCAGCAGGAGAATTAATAATTTTGCCACCAGTAGGAGGAGAAAGCGGAAATCAAGAAGCAGATTTAATCACAGATTTGAATAATTGGAATCGTCAAGCAAAATTAGGAAAAGTTTTTAGTTCTTCAACTATCTTTATACTTCCAAATGCTGCAAAACGTTCTCCTGATGCAGCTTGGGTACAGTTGGAACGTTGGGAAGCCTTAACAATAGAACAGCGAAAGAAATTTCCGCCACTTATACCAGATTTTCTGATTGAACTACGCTCTGCAACTGATAGGCTTGTTTATATCCAAGATAAAATGCAGGAATACCAAGAAAATGGTTTGGGTTTGGGTTGGCTAATTAATCCTCAAGATAACCAAGTAGAAATATATCGACTTGGAAAACCTGTAGAAGTAATCCAAATGCCAGCGATTATTTCTGGAGAAAATGTTTTACCTGGATTTGAGTTGCAAGTATAG
- a CDS encoding glycosyltransferase family 4 protein: MRILMLSSTFPYPPSRGGTEIRTFNLLRYLRHSHDITLLTQRHQDVTDADVEELKKWVSHLLIFALPAEPIPQKGMSGLFAKAGRFIESVAKATPVNVLHRYSPEIQDLVDSYVREGKCDVITCEHSVNEIYIRPEFRHRVNTVVDIHSSVCGWTRDHLEMGASPHPLRDRLSLALILKRYEKKYSSKFSSIVVTTEDDRQEFIKLRPDIKIEVIPNGVDLELFPYRSNDPGGTNLSFVGAMDASHNIDAARFFAIEILPELQKHHPDITFSIVGARPTPEVLELKNLPGVIVTGKVDSMVGYLHQSIISVIPLRTGFGIKNKTLEAMAAGLPVVGSDRALEGLAVDSNNLPLRALRANHKDEYVTAISQLLENPQLRSELSQNAREYVETEFTWESAGRRYEKVLL, translated from the coding sequence ATGCGTATTCTCATGCTTTCCTCAACATTTCCTTATCCTCCAAGTCGTGGGGGAACAGAAATTAGAACTTTTAATTTATTGAGATATCTACGCCACAGTCATGATATTACTCTCTTAACACAACGCCATCAAGATGTAACAGACGCTGATGTCGAGGAATTAAAAAAATGGGTGAGTCATCTGTTAATTTTTGCTTTACCAGCGGAACCCATTCCCCAAAAAGGTATGAGTGGATTGTTTGCTAAAGCTGGGAGGTTTATAGAATCAGTGGCTAAAGCTACTCCTGTAAATGTTTTGCATCGCTATTCTCCGGAAATTCAAGACTTAGTAGACAGCTACGTACGGGAGGGAAAATGTGATGTGATTACCTGCGAACATAGCGTGAATGAAATATATATCAGACCAGAATTTCGTCACCGTGTAAATACGGTTGTTGATATTCATAGTTCTGTTTGTGGGTGGACTCGTGATCATTTAGAAATGGGTGCTTCTCCCCATCCACTCCGAGATAGGTTATCTCTAGCTCTAATTTTAAAGCGCTACGAAAAAAAATATAGCTCAAAGTTCTCTTCTATTGTTGTCACCACCGAAGATGACCGTCAAGAATTTATTAAACTACGACCGGATATTAAAATTGAAGTAATTCCTAATGGAGTTGATTTAGAATTATTTCCTTATCGTTCTAATGATCCAGGTGGAACTAATCTTAGCTTTGTTGGAGCAATGGATGCATCCCATAATATTGATGCAGCACGTTTTTTTGCGATTGAAATATTACCAGAGTTACAGAAACACCATCCTGATATTACCTTTAGTATTGTAGGTGCAAGACCAACTCCAGAGGTATTGGAATTAAAAAATTTACCAGGGGTCATTGTAACTGGTAAAGTGGATTCGATGGTGGGTTACTTACACCAATCAATTATTTCTGTAATTCCCTTACGAACAGGGTTTGGGATTAAAAATAAGACCTTAGAAGCAATGGCAGCAGGGCTACCTGTGGTGGGAAGCGATCGCGCTTTAGAAGGATTAGCTGTAGACTCGAATAATCTGCCACTAAGGGCTTTACGTGCTAATCATAAAGATGAATACGTCACTGCTATCTCTCAATTACTGGAAAACCCACAATTACGCAGTGAATTATCTCAAAATGCCAGGGAATACGTGGAAACTGAATTCACTTGGGAAAGTGCAGGCAGGCGCTACGAAAAAGTCTTACTGTAA
- a CDS encoding F0F1 ATP synthase subunit gamma, with protein MANLKSIRDRIQSVKNTKKITEAMRLVAAARVRRAQEQVISTRPFADRLAQVLYSLQSRLRFEDADLPLLKKREVKSVGLLVISGDRGLCGGYNSGIIKRAENRAKELKAEGLNTTLVVVGRKAIQYFQRRDFSIDATYTGLEQIPTASEARNIADELLSLFLSEKVDRIELVYTKFVSLVSSRPVVQTLLPLDTQGLEAADDEIFRLTTRGGQFEVSREKVTSQVRALPSDMIFEQDPVQILDSLLPLYLSNQLLRALQESAASELAARMTAMSNASENAAELINSLTLGYNKARQAAITQELLEVVGGAEALN; from the coding sequence ATGGCAAACTTAAAATCAATCCGCGATCGCATTCAGTCGGTCAAGAATACTAAAAAAATTACCGAAGCAATGCGCTTGGTTGCTGCTGCACGAGTACGTCGCGCTCAAGAGCAGGTTATTTCTACCCGTCCATTTGCTGACCGTTTGGCACAGGTATTGTATAGTTTACAAAGCCGCTTACGGTTTGAAGATGCTGATTTACCCCTACTAAAGAAACGGGAAGTCAAATCAGTTGGGTTGTTGGTAATTTCCGGCGATCGGGGCTTATGTGGTGGTTACAACTCCGGTATTATCAAACGTGCTGAAAACCGGGCAAAAGAACTCAAAGCGGAAGGTTTAAATACAACATTGGTTGTAGTCGGACGTAAAGCTATTCAGTATTTTCAACGCCGCGACTTCTCAATTGATGCTACTTACACAGGCTTAGAACAAATCCCCACAGCCTCAGAAGCTAGAAATATAGCCGACGAACTCCTTTCACTGTTTTTATCAGAAAAAGTAGATCGGATTGAACTTGTTTATACCAAGTTTGTTTCTTTGGTAAGCTCACGTCCTGTCGTCCAAACTTTATTACCTTTAGATACTCAAGGTTTGGAAGCCGCAGATGACGAAATTTTCCGCCTGACTACCCGTGGTGGTCAATTTGAAGTTTCCCGCGAAAAGGTCACAAGTCAGGTACGTGCTTTACCTAGCGATATGATTTTTGAACAAGATCCAGTACAGATTTTGGATTCATTGTTACCTTTGTACCTGAGTAATCAATTACTAAGAGCATTACAGGAATCAGCAGCTAGCGAACTTGCAGCCCGGATGACGGCTATGAGCAACGCCAGTGAAAATGCAGCCGAATTAATTAACTCTTTGACATTGGGATACAATAAAGCCCGTCAAGCAGCTATTACCCAAGAACTACTTGAGGTTGTTGGTGGTGCAGAAGCGCTGAATTAA
- a CDS encoding P-II family nitrogen regulator, whose protein sequence is MRKVEAIIRPFKLDEVKIALVNAGIVGMTVSEVRGFGRQKGQTERYRGSEYTVEFLQKLKVEIVVEDNQVDMVVDKIIAAARTGEIGDGKIFISPVEQVVRIRTGEKNTEAV, encoded by the coding sequence ATGAGAAAAGTCGAAGCGATTATTCGTCCCTTCAAACTAGATGAAGTTAAAATTGCCCTGGTAAATGCGGGGATTGTCGGGATGACAGTTTCGGAAGTTCGGGGTTTTGGTCGTCAGAAGGGTCAAACAGAACGTTATCGTGGTTCAGAATATACCGTTGAGTTTCTTCAAAAGCTGAAAGTGGAGATTGTGGTTGAAGATAATCAAGTGGATATGGTAGTAGATAAAATTATTGCTGCTGCTCGTACAGGTGAAATTGGTGATGGTAAAATATTTATCTCGCCAGTTGAGCAAGTTGTGCGAATTCGGACTGGTGAGAAGAATACCGAAGCTGTTTAA